The following are encoded in a window of Longibacter salinarum genomic DNA:
- a CDS encoding CsgG/HfaB family protein, which produces MMMWIRGIGCVLAAAVLACGLMACSSPSVSLEEDPEAYAKEVQNLEARLSERPDDAKALRDLGAIYMRTQRPAQAYDLLKKAYSYQPEDPKTLFYLGLASEGVGKQQAALRIFKKYGEVSRASDYRTLMEGRYEWLVREEAKEDMREMMQRETEIADQQVSERVVAVLPLEFQGADDQYKPLGRGLAAMVTTDLAGIGRLKVVERIRLQALLDELELGQTEYVNSSTAPRLGRMLGAGRLVGGSYFVTTDQRLRVDVTLASIGAGVQFPDIDGESGELRNLFRLQKQLVFRIIDGLDVELTPRERAKIEEVPTENLQAFLAYCRGLEDEDRGDFGAAERHYGRSQALDPTFDAPRQRKDKMKALGAGGGSPQNAMASATQAQAGATSIDLLDQRLRNMGFGVSLSPETIREPAQESVTGTPEALPPPPRPPADQPPN; this is translated from the coding sequence ATGATGATGTGGATTCGAGGCATCGGGTGCGTCCTGGCTGCCGCCGTTCTAGCTTGCGGCCTAATGGCGTGCTCCTCGCCCTCCGTTTCGCTTGAGGAAGATCCGGAGGCGTACGCCAAAGAGGTTCAAAACCTCGAGGCGCGCCTGTCCGAGCGACCCGACGACGCGAAGGCCCTCCGCGACCTTGGTGCGATTTACATGCGTACGCAGCGGCCGGCACAGGCGTATGACCTGTTGAAGAAGGCATACTCCTACCAGCCGGAGGACCCGAAGACGCTTTTTTATCTCGGGCTTGCAAGTGAGGGCGTGGGCAAGCAGCAGGCTGCCCTGCGCATTTTCAAAAAGTACGGTGAGGTGTCCCGCGCATCGGACTATCGCACACTCATGGAGGGCCGGTACGAATGGCTCGTGCGTGAGGAGGCGAAGGAGGACATGCGCGAGATGATGCAGCGCGAGACAGAGATTGCGGATCAGCAAGTGTCTGAGCGTGTTGTGGCCGTTCTTCCGCTCGAGTTTCAGGGAGCCGATGACCAGTACAAACCCCTTGGGCGCGGTCTGGCAGCCATGGTTACGACTGACCTCGCCGGCATCGGTCGCCTGAAGGTCGTCGAGCGCATTCGTCTGCAGGCGCTTCTCGACGAACTGGAGCTCGGACAGACGGAGTATGTCAACTCGTCGACGGCGCCTCGGCTCGGGCGCATGCTCGGCGCGGGTCGCCTGGTGGGTGGAAGCTATTTTGTGACCACGGACCAACGCCTTCGCGTTGACGTCACGCTTGCATCCATTGGTGCGGGCGTCCAGTTTCCGGACATCGACGGCGAGTCCGGGGAACTGCGAAATCTCTTCCGGCTGCAGAAGCAACTTGTCTTCCGCATCATCGATGGGCTGGATGTCGAGTTGACACCGCGTGAGCGGGCCAAGATCGAAGAGGTGCCGACGGAGAATCTCCAAGCGTTTCTGGCCTATTGTCGCGGACTGGAAGACGAAGATCGTGGCGACTTCGGTGCCGCAGAGCGGCACTACGGACGGTCGCAGGCGCTCGATCCGACGTTCGATGCGCCGCGTCAGCGTAAGGATAAGATGAAGGCCCTCGGTGCGGGTGGCGGATCGCCGCAGAATGCTATGGCTTCTGCCACTCAGGCACAGGCCGGAGCGACTTCGATCGACCTTCTCGACCAACGCCTCCGCAATATGGGCTTCGGGGTGTCTCTTTCCCCCGAAACGATTCGTGAACCCGCCCAGGAGAGCGTCACAGGAACGCCGGAGGCATTGCCGCCTCCTCCGAGACCTCCCGCCGACCAGCCCCCAAACTGA
- a CDS encoding choice-of-anchor D domain-containing protein yields the protein MKQYATHSPRPPTAARWSAVLWALCLLVLASSMGSSPARAQLDPGPWVTSQADNRRTSQSNALQDVPALTEPTNPVYSPVATDSNGNLYFLTYDGTTMRLRSHAPDGTTRWEIDVTDTTDNTAPQLRASPIISETGHVYFVAPSSNSDSFASLFRVPLDGGIPETVVDDGTPLSGTPTIGNDGVIYVPRFDGSVLFVQESDVSVIAGVETDGTRVTAPVIASDGRIVVGTQNGGVIAMSPGGDVGESMANVEGDFLLPPAMSDTGVLYLITAADPDNDLVGSSPELVAIDINSSEEDGLRWQRTITSGKAKGLTVGPEGDVYLSTTSSDPAGVSTVHRFSSEGEEIWARNIDADVSAPSFRDADPSVYLTSNDSGTYRVEILAGGSGESLPSIPLPAASTPNLPPTIAGNGDVAVPAQDGLVLSGSMRPSVSPQSLSLGTILVDDLASSSVTISQPNGASTLTVTDVNVLGTGAEKYSVGGASTLISEGIPAGDNYSLDLGFSSSTAGTFDATLVISTGLYGQLEVPLTGQAVQSGLSGQPSPLVFGNVQFGTSRTKTVDISSSDSDVTISSATVLNDTENEFSAQGLAGVTINSGSTEPVDVTFSPAVSGMRSATLRVETDGGLTLDVPLEGTGLDASIAASPNPADFGSLETGTSVTQTVTLSNSGSDDLSISGIGISSSGSTDFSVTGGGDQTTLSANGSIAVDVTFQPSVSGTRTSELVVNTTEGLESRVDLTGVGVAPELLISPDPLAFGQIEDDATLTKTFTIENPKSVDVEVTDISVDNSNFQIASPTSFTVAGNAPETVDVTFDPATTGTVTGTLTVNTDAGFDRTLTLEGEAQDFGISASPRPVEFAGTQRSTTDQILVTVSNTGTVDINGISRSIANNGDGEFSIDDTETTLGTSLAAGTSEEIAVEYTPDNIETNSGTLTIQYDDLSGSTSGLVVDLSGAGIDSQSNDTLTFDRSTSFSDTAPGDRSSTETITISNDTGSNQDVTEIALGGVTPNQFEIVEIRDETGTTYPVNGTSFTNGGTALDLSGDSSANELFVDVTYAPSAAGDHSAQLAVYVTNNLNNSTTVRGTAISPTLTASPDPVDLGAVSTGTTTTTTVTLSNSTTVDYTISSISISEPNGTTGFALDTSTPLPTGVPGNSSVAVDIVHSSSIVGTEGAVLEVASPNGGLQVPIGASVENYGLAFTQSQVTYASVPVDSSTSEVVTLENNGSAAVDYTISDITSNDGADFSITSGQTSGTIAAGDTRTVTVTFTPSASGTRTSDLTVEGSVNGSVVASASVPLEGSGLFYASNLTTSVVDFGQVQLGTRSAVRTVSIENTGSAVLSILGLSLPSGSPFSITSGRSTLSLASGEVLEISLDYGPTAAELQTAALDVLTLTGTIRIDLQGRGIKELSPTESELTFPPRLETETPDTLNAVVTNENDVSSEITSLSLSGTDASAFVVAEPSTLPTLSPGASTSIPVVLDATVPGIFSASLDITATTGAVSIALSGEVLPAPAISPANLDFGQVFVDTSDTLSVTVENTGSQQISITENTALAAGTADMVIDTPLPVTVPAGQTETLVVIYNPNDPVGQIQDTLAVETTRDLDSDGALPYTTQQTVPISANAVMPPNLTVDPGTYLDFGAVIPGQTTRTLPIRFINTGGATLTISSAGFESPDGTFTLSKDIVGTIAPSDTLSFTMTADPSTFGETQRVFQVASDGGSPAFDVRLRAVDIDLQVADTRFNEPTNVVATLPTFTTLLDSSLYVRAGGDVQYEAIPLTRQTETEWTAQIPSRFSTLRGLDYFLLIEDETDQITLPEATVAQSKASPVHAQVAFEEITAPIELPAGAHRMISIPAQLNSSDATEIFGDDYGAFDPRVWRLLRYDPEISDYREAQGIRSVETGQGLWLATREGTPFTVGSGVSTDASQPVTMQVLPGWNQIATPFGFPIAWSDVENTGALQAPVIYSGSQYDYTGSVLRPWDGAWVFNPTSQAVTISIPPRAANAKRDQPPALAAKTAARAPARPEDGYTMQLQARVRSNGETLRDDINYLGIRKGAATGADSLDFAEAPPIGDHVRVSVREKNRLLAGSYRPLDAEGQAWDVDVTAFTKETRSGGQEQVTLNLLEHGARPEGFDLFVFDLEREIPLPVTDGSVSVPVSRTSPTRLRVVAGTKSFARSNNDEIALEQIDTALDKTYPNPFTDAATIDFQLEKPMHVRMEVYDLLGRRVAVLVDGQKSAGPHTITWRAQGGGSRLASGVYFLRMRAGDFTATRKMTLIR from the coding sequence ATGAAACAATACGCTACACATTCGCCTCGCCCGCCTACCGCGGCCCGATGGTCGGCGGTCCTCTGGGCTCTTTGCCTGCTGGTCCTCGCGTCCTCGATGGGCTCGTCGCCGGCTCGCGCGCAGCTCGACCCGGGACCCTGGGTGACAAGCCAGGCCGACAATCGGAGGACGAGTCAAAGTAATGCGCTCCAGGATGTACCCGCTTTGACCGAGCCGACAAATCCCGTTTATTCACCGGTCGCGACGGATAGCAATGGAAACCTGTACTTCCTGACGTACGATGGGACGACCATGCGGCTTCGTTCCCATGCGCCCGATGGCACGACGCGGTGGGAGATCGATGTGACGGATACGACGGATAATACCGCACCTCAACTCCGCGCGTCACCGATCATCTCGGAGACCGGCCATGTGTACTTCGTTGCGCCGTCCTCGAACTCGGATTCGTTCGCCTCTCTATTTCGTGTACCGCTGGACGGGGGCATACCCGAAACGGTGGTCGACGACGGTACTCCCCTCTCAGGGACACCGACCATTGGCAACGACGGCGTCATTTATGTCCCACGATTCGACGGGTCCGTGCTCTTCGTGCAAGAGTCGGATGTTAGCGTAATTGCGGGCGTCGAAACGGACGGCACGCGTGTCACTGCTCCTGTCATTGCATCGGACGGACGCATTGTCGTTGGAACGCAGAACGGAGGGGTCATTGCGATGTCGCCCGGGGGGGATGTGGGCGAGTCGATGGCCAATGTCGAAGGAGACTTTCTCCTGCCGCCCGCTATGAGCGATACCGGTGTTTTGTATCTAATCACGGCCGCAGATCCGGATAATGATCTGGTCGGAAGTAGTCCAGAGCTTGTTGCGATCGATATCAACAGCTCGGAAGAGGATGGGCTCCGGTGGCAGCGGACAATCACTTCGGGCAAGGCGAAGGGGTTGACCGTCGGTCCCGAGGGCGACGTATATCTTTCGACGACGAGCAGTGACCCTGCAGGAGTTAGTACCGTCCATCGGTTTAGCTCTGAAGGCGAAGAGATCTGGGCTCGTAATATCGACGCAGACGTTTCGGCTCCATCGTTTCGGGACGCGGACCCCTCCGTGTACCTGACGTCGAATGACTCCGGAACGTACAGGGTGGAGATTTTAGCCGGCGGATCCGGTGAGTCCCTGCCGAGCATTCCCCTTCCGGCGGCATCAACACCCAATTTACCGCCTACAATTGCTGGAAACGGTGATGTGGCCGTTCCTGCGCAGGATGGGCTTGTCCTTTCCGGATCGATGCGCCCGTCCGTTTCACCGCAAAGTCTCTCCCTTGGAACCATACTTGTCGATGACTTGGCGTCTTCGAGCGTCACGATCAGCCAACCGAATGGAGCATCAACGCTGACCGTCACGGATGTCAATGTCCTCGGTACGGGGGCAGAGAAATACAGCGTGGGAGGGGCGTCTACATTGATTTCTGAAGGGATCCCGGCGGGCGACAACTACTCGCTTGATCTGGGATTCTCGTCTAGCACGGCCGGCACGTTCGACGCCACGCTCGTGATCTCGACCGGGCTGTACGGACAGTTGGAGGTCCCTCTAACGGGTCAGGCCGTTCAGTCCGGACTCTCCGGGCAGCCCAGTCCGCTTGTTTTCGGGAATGTTCAGTTCGGCACGTCGCGGACAAAAACGGTCGACATCAGCAGCTCGGACTCCGACGTCACGATCAGTTCGGCGACGGTGTTGAACGACACCGAGAATGAGTTCAGTGCGCAGGGTCTTGCCGGGGTGACCATCAATTCGGGCTCGACGGAACCGGTCGATGTGACGTTCTCCCCAGCGGTAAGTGGGATGCGGAGCGCGACGCTTCGTGTCGAGACCGATGGTGGACTTACGCTCGACGTGCCGCTGGAGGGAACGGGACTGGACGCGTCGATTGCGGCGTCCCCGAACCCGGCGGACTTTGGCTCCCTCGAGACCGGTACATCGGTGACCCAAACCGTCACTCTGTCGAATTCGGGCAGCGATGACCTGAGTATCAGCGGCATCGGGATCTCGTCCAGTGGTAGCACCGACTTCAGCGTGACCGGGGGCGGGGATCAGACTACACTCTCTGCCAACGGGTCCATTGCTGTTGATGTCACCTTCCAGCCGAGCGTCAGCGGCACGCGTACGAGCGAACTGGTCGTCAACACAACGGAGGGACTCGAGAGCCGCGTGGACCTCACAGGTGTAGGGGTTGCGCCGGAGCTCCTCATCAGTCCAGACCCCCTCGCATTCGGCCAAATCGAAGATGATGCTACCCTCACTAAAACGTTTACCATCGAAAACCCGAAGTCGGTGGATGTTGAGGTTACGGACATCTCGGTCGACAACAGCAACTTTCAGATCGCAAGCCCGACGTCATTTACGGTCGCCGGGAATGCCCCAGAAACGGTCGACGTAACCTTCGATCCCGCGACGACGGGAACGGTGACGGGTACGCTGACCGTCAATACGGATGCAGGATTCGATCGCACCCTCACCCTGGAAGGGGAAGCGCAGGACTTTGGTATTTCGGCGAGTCCGCGTCCTGTCGAGTTCGCGGGAACGCAGCGCAGCACGACGGACCAGATTCTCGTGACTGTCTCCAATACGGGAACGGTCGACATCAACGGTATTTCGAGATCGATCGCGAATAACGGAGACGGCGAGTTTTCTATCGACGATACGGAGACGACGCTCGGCACGTCGCTAGCGGCTGGCACGTCGGAGGAGATCGCAGTTGAGTACACGCCGGACAATATCGAGACGAATTCTGGAACGTTAACGATTCAGTACGATGATCTGTCGGGGTCCACGAGCGGGTTGGTCGTCGATCTGTCGGGAGCTGGAATCGACAGTCAGAGCAACGACACGCTTACATTTGACCGTTCAACAAGCTTTTCCGATACGGCACCCGGCGACCGTTCCTCTACCGAGACGATCACGATCTCCAACGATACAGGCTCAAATCAAGATGTCACAGAGATTGCCCTCGGTGGGGTAACGCCCAACCAGTTCGAAATTGTCGAGATCAGGGATGAAACGGGTACGACGTACCCGGTTAACGGAACGAGTTTCACCAACGGCGGGACTGCGCTGGATCTGAGTGGTGATTCGAGCGCGAATGAGCTGTTTGTCGATGTCACCTACGCTCCGTCGGCTGCCGGAGACCACAGCGCGCAGCTCGCGGTGTACGTCACAAACAACCTGAACAACTCTACCACGGTTCGTGGGACAGCGATATCGCCCACGCTGACAGCATCACCGGATCCCGTTGATCTGGGGGCGGTGTCGACGGGCACCACGACCACCACGACGGTGACATTATCGAACTCGACGACAGTGGATTACACCATTTCGTCGATCTCGATTTCGGAGCCGAATGGCACTACGGGTTTTGCGCTCGATACGTCAACGCCCCTTCCGACGGGAGTGCCGGGCAACAGCTCCGTCGCCGTCGACATCGTTCATTCGTCGTCGATTGTTGGAACGGAAGGCGCGGTGTTGGAAGTGGCGTCGCCGAATGGTGGACTACAGGTGCCGATCGGGGCGTCGGTCGAAAACTACGGGCTTGCATTTACGCAAAGTCAGGTTACGTACGCGTCGGTGCCTGTCGACTCGTCGACATCCGAAGTCGTGACGCTGGAGAACAACGGCTCGGCAGCGGTCGACTATACCATCAGCGACATCACCTCGAACGATGGAGCGGATTTTTCCATCACAAGTGGCCAGACGAGTGGTACGATCGCGGCGGGGGATACGCGGACCGTGACGGTCACGTTTACGCCATCCGCTTCGGGAACGCGCACCTCTGATCTCACGGTTGAGGGCAGCGTGAACGGTTCTGTCGTTGCCTCAGCGTCCGTTCCGCTGGAAGGGTCCGGGCTGTTTTACGCCTCCAACCTGACGACGAGCGTCGTGGACTTCGGCCAGGTGCAGCTTGGCACCCGTTCGGCGGTCAGGACCGTGTCGATCGAGAACACGGGTTCGGCTGTGCTGTCGATTCTCGGTTTGTCGTTGCCTTCGGGTAGCCCATTTAGCATTACCAGTGGACGCAGTACGCTGTCGCTTGCCAGCGGCGAAGTACTGGAGATCTCGCTCGATTACGGCCCGACAGCTGCCGAACTTCAGACGGCTGCACTTGATGTATTGACGCTGACCGGAACCATCCGAATTGATCTTCAGGGACGGGGGATCAAAGAGCTGTCACCGACGGAAAGTGAGCTAACCTTCCCACCGCGACTCGAAACGGAGACGCCCGACACATTGAATGCGGTTGTCACAAACGAAAACGACGTCTCCTCCGAAATTACCAGTCTCTCTCTGTCGGGGACGGACGCATCTGCGTTCGTCGTCGCCGAACCGAGTACGCTACCCACGCTAAGCCCGGGTGCGTCTACCTCCATTCCGGTTGTGCTCGATGCAACGGTGCCCGGCATCTTCTCCGCCTCGCTCGATATCACGGCGACGACCGGGGCAGTCAGTATCGCCCTCTCGGGAGAAGTTTTGCCCGCGCCGGCCATCTCACCGGCCAATCTCGACTTCGGCCAGGTATTTGTCGACACATCCGATACGCTGTCGGTCACGGTTGAAAATACAGGTTCTCAGCAGATAAGCATTACCGAAAATACGGCTCTTGCTGCAGGCACGGCCGACATGGTTATCGATACGCCCCTGCCTGTTACGGTGCCGGCCGGACAGACGGAGACGCTGGTCGTTATTTATAACCCGAACGATCCTGTCGGTCAAATTCAGGACACGCTGGCGGTTGAAACGACGCGCGATCTGGATTCCGATGGCGCCCTGCCGTACACGACACAGCAAACGGTTCCGATTTCGGCGAATGCCGTCATGCCACCGAACCTAACCGTCGACCCTGGAACGTACCTGGACTTTGGAGCCGTTATCCCGGGGCAGACAACCCGAACCCTTCCGATCCGATTTATCAATACGGGCGGTGCCACGCTGACGATTTCCAGCGCCGGGTTCGAGTCGCCGGACGGCACGTTCACCCTCTCGAAGGATATTGTCGGGACGATCGCTCCCAGCGACACCCTGTCCTTCACGATGACTGCCGACCCTTCAACCTTCGGGGAAACGCAGCGGGTCTTTCAGGTGGCATCCGACGGGGGCTCCCCTGCGTTCGACGTACGGCTTCGGGCTGTCGACATCGATCTTCAAGTTGCGGACACGCGCTTCAACGAGCCGACGAACGTGGTCGCAACGCTTCCGACCTTCACGACGCTCCTTGACAGTAGTCTCTACGTCCGCGCGGGCGGAGATGTGCAGTACGAGGCCATCCCCCTCACGCGCCAGACAGAAACCGAATGGACGGCTCAAATTCCCAGCCGTTTTTCGACACTTCGTGGGCTCGATTATTTCCTTCTGATCGAAGACGAGACGGATCAGATTACATTACCGGAGGCCACCGTTGCGCAATCGAAAGCGTCTCCGGTGCATGCACAGGTTGCGTTTGAGGAAATCACGGCGCCGATCGAGTTGCCCGCCGGAGCGCACCGCATGATTTCCATCCCTGCACAGCTAAATTCGTCGGACGCCACCGAAATCTTTGGCGACGACTACGGGGCGTTCGATCCCCGCGTGTGGCGACTCCTTCGCTACGATCCCGAAATCAGCGATTATCGCGAAGCACAGGGAATCCGATCTGTCGAGACTGGACAGGGCTTGTGGCTTGCCACGCGAGAAGGAACCCCCTTTACCGTCGGCTCGGGCGTGAGCACCGACGCCTCGCAACCCGTCACGATGCAGGTCCTCCCCGGATGGAATCAGATCGCGACGCCGTTCGGCTTTCCCATTGCCTGGTCTGATGTCGAGAACACCGGCGCACTCCAGGCGCCCGTGATCTACAGCGGTTCGCAATACGACTACACCGGCTCCGTGCTTCGCCCGTGGGACGGCGCCTGGGTGTTCAATCCGACGAGTCAGGCTGTTACGATCTCGATCCCGCCGCGTGCGGCAAACGCCAAACGCGATCAGCCTCCTGCGCTCGCGGCCAAGACTGCCGCGCGTGCCCCGGCCCGACCGGAGGATGGCTATACCATGCAACTTCAGGCACGCGTCCGCTCGAATGGCGAGACGCTTCGTGACGACATCAACTACCTCGGAATCCGGAAGGGCGCAGCGACCGGAGCGGACAGCCTGGACTTCGCTGAAGCGCCTCCGATTGGAGATCACGTTCGAGTCAGCGTCCGGGAGAAGAATCGTCTCCTGGCCGGCAGCTACCGTCCGTTAGATGCGGAGGGGCAGGCATGGGATGTGGACGTGACGGCATTTACGAAAGAGACGCGCAGTGGTGGCCAGGAACAGGTGACATTGAACCTACTCGAGCATGGAGCACGTCCAGAAGGCTTCGACCTCTTCGTGTTCGACCTCGAACGTGAGATTCCGTTGCCGGTGACGGATGGATCCGTGTCCGTGCCGGTGAGCCGGACGTCTCCGACCCGGCTCCGTGTTGTAGCGGGAACCAAGTCGTTCGCCCGCAGCAATAATGACGAGATTGCGCTAGAGCAGATCGATACTGCGCTCGACAAGACGTATCCCAACCCCTTCACCGATGCGGCAACGATCGACTTTCAGCTCGAGAAGCCCATGCATGTGCGCATGGAGGTGTACGACCTTCTCGGGCGCCGTGTCGCCGTACTCGTTGATGGCCAAAAGTCCGCTGGTCCGCACACGATCACGTGGCGAGCACAGGGCGGAGGGTCTCGCCTCGCGAGTGGCGTTTACTTCTTGAGAATGCGGGCGGGTGACTTCACCGCGACCCGGAAAATGACCCTCATTCGATAG